The following are encoded in a window of bacterium genomic DNA:
- the sppA gene encoding signal peptide peptidase SppA, producing the protein MPIARRLLLTSAVLAFAAMTILSTGCFNTSNVNVLPMPDDKLTARVVKTVGAGGDNRVLLLDIDGVITAEGEQVWFWDREATTSQIEKKLRKAAKDDRIKAVVLRINSPGGGVTASDVVYREIRRYKEAQKIPVVTMMMDVGASGGYYIACASDEIIAHPTTITGSVGVIIYSLGFDGLFGKIGMESRVIKSGALKDMGNPFDEFSEEERAVFQAAVDGMYARFFNVVLENRKMDPEKLRELADGRIYTGEQAAQVGLIDRTGYIDDAIRSAMDRAKIGDAKVILYTDSYRKETNVYSNSFVKTPSLGMPAPDLEMMLELSRPRAMYMWLGQ; encoded by the coding sequence ATGCCTATCGCGCGCCGCCTTCTGCTTACGTCGGCCGTCCTCGCCTTCGCGGCGATGACCATTCTTTCGACGGGCTGCTTCAACACGTCGAACGTCAACGTTCTGCCGATGCCGGACGACAAGCTGACCGCGCGCGTCGTGAAGACGGTCGGCGCGGGCGGCGATAACCGCGTGCTGCTTCTGGACATCGACGGCGTCATCACGGCGGAGGGCGAGCAGGTCTGGTTCTGGGATCGGGAGGCGACAACCTCGCAGATTGAAAAAAAGCTGCGCAAGGCCGCGAAGGACGACCGCATCAAGGCGGTCGTGCTGCGGATCAACTCGCCCGGCGGCGGCGTGACGGCAAGCGACGTCGTTTACCGCGAGATCCGCCGCTACAAGGAGGCGCAGAAGATTCCCGTCGTGACGATGATGATGGATGTCGGCGCGTCCGGCGGCTACTACATCGCGTGCGCGTCGGACGAAATCATCGCGCACCCGACGACGATCACGGGCTCCGTCGGCGTCATCATCTATTCGCTCGGCTTTGACGGCCTGTTCGGAAAGATCGGCATGGAATCGCGCGTCATCAAGAGTGGCGCGCTCAAGGACATGGGCAACCCGTTTGACGAATTTTCCGAAGAGGAGCGCGCCGTGTTCCAGGCCGCGGTCGACGGCATGTACGCGCGCTTTTTCAACGTCGTGCTCGAAAACCGCAAGATGGACCCGGAAAAACTCCGCGAGCTGGCGGACGGCCGCATCTACACGGGAGAGCAAGCCGCCCAGGTCGGGCTCATCGACCGCACGGGTTACATCGACGACGCCATCCGTTCGGCCATGGACCGCGCAAAGATCGGCGACGCGAAGGTCATCCTGTACACGGACAGCTACCGAAAAGAGACGAACGTCTACTCGAACAGCTTCGTCAAGACGCCAAGCCTCGGCATGCCGGCGCCCGATCTCGAGATGATGCTCGAGCTTTCCCGGCCGCGCGCGATGTACATGTGGCTTGGGCAGTGA
- a CDS encoding metallophosphoesterase family protein — MKNEDCRMARGTQAPSWNRKAGVAIAVASLAFAAPAANAAITKGPYLQNVTKDAITIAFETDAAGTGSVDVGETNAYGETVDAAPASSIDFAEGTRHVYKIRIENLATASTYHYRVRHGADASADYTFVTAPNNMDSFNFVIFGDCRDGSIESPNAVHEAAVEAIMETNPQFFANTGDFVGAGENKADWDYLFHAEQELIARAPLYPIYGNHEDGRDDATGLTGEQLWEFYFDTPNPDHPTWYSFDYGNIHFVMIDVNLWWNLFPGAPEHQWLLDDLAADAADPTTNFTIAMFHQPAFTWKEGRTPEPFSRLVVEPIVREAGVDLVVAGHDHFYARTWLNGIMHTVTGGGGAPLYDFYPNIEQRDGYLAHARDHHIISVEATPMAITFDVVSITSGTLIDSFTIDASEPPFTGDDDDDDNDDDDDATDDDGADDDTDDDDDAFDDDDDASDDDDASDDDLGAPADDDDDDDDDGCGC; from the coding sequence ATGAAGAATGAAGATTGCCGGATGGCCCGCGGCACGCAGGCCCCTTCCTGGAACAGGAAGGCCGGAGTCGCCATCGCCGTGGCGTCACTTGCCTTCGCCGCGCCGGCCGCAAACGCGGCGATCACCAAGGGACCGTATCTGCAAAACGTGACGAAGGACGCCATCACGATCGCGTTCGAGACCGATGCCGCCGGCACGGGCTCGGTGGACGTCGGGGAAACGAACGCGTACGGCGAGACTGTTGACGCCGCGCCGGCGAGCTCGATCGACTTCGCCGAGGGCACGCGGCACGTCTACAAGATCCGCATCGAAAACCTGGCGACGGCGAGCACGTATCATTACCGCGTGCGCCACGGCGCGGACGCGTCCGCGGATTACACGTTCGTCACCGCGCCAAACAACATGGACTCGTTCAATTTCGTGATCTTCGGCGATTGCCGCGACGGATCGATCGAGAGCCCGAACGCCGTGCACGAGGCCGCGGTCGAGGCGATCATGGAAACAAACCCGCAGTTTTTCGCGAACACCGGCGATTTCGTCGGCGCCGGCGAGAACAAGGCCGATTGGGACTATCTCTTCCACGCGGAGCAGGAGCTGATCGCGCGCGCGCCGCTGTATCCGATATACGGCAATCACGAGGACGGCCGCGACGACGCGACGGGCCTGACCGGCGAGCAGCTCTGGGAGTTCTACTTCGACACGCCCAATCCCGATCACCCGACTTGGTACAGCTTCGATTACGGCAATATCCACTTCGTCATGATCGACGTGAACCTCTGGTGGAACCTGTTCCCCGGCGCGCCGGAGCACCAGTGGCTGCTCGACGATCTCGCCGCGGACGCCGCCGATCCGACGACGAACTTCACGATCGCCATGTTCCATCAGCCCGCGTTCACCTGGAAGGAAGGACGCACGCCCGAGCCGTTCTCGCGCCTCGTGGTCGAGCCGATCGTGCGCGAGGCGGGTGTCGATCTGGTTGTCGCGGGTCACGATCATTTCTACGCGCGCACGTGGCTCAACGGCATCATGCACACGGTGACCGGCGGCGGCGGCGCTCCGCTCTACGACTTCTATCCGAACATTGAACAGCGCGACGGCTATCTCGCGCACGCGCGCGATCATCACATCATTTCCGTCGAAGCGACGCCGATGGCGATCACGTTCGACGTCGTCAGCATCACCTCGGGCACGCTCATCGACTCGTTCACGATCGACGCGAGCGAGCCGCCGTTCACCGGTGACGACGATGATGACGACAACGATGATGACGATGATGCGACGGACGATGACGGCGCGGATGACGACACGGACGATGACGATGACGCCTTCGACGATGACGACGACGCTTCCGACGACGACGACGCTTCCGACGACGATCTCGGCGCGCCGGCGGACGATGATGATGATGATGACGACGACGGCTGCGGCTGCTGA
- a CDS encoding metallophosphoesterase family protein → MRKLNQAITMALTAALVLACAGIASAAITKGPYLQNVTQDAITIAFETDTPGLGAVDFGATGDYGMEESADPVDSIDFVEGTRYVYKIRLFGLSRAHTYHYRIRHGADTSDDFAFVTAPHHLDSFNLVFFGDSRGGSIDSPNPAHEAVIDAIDATNPGIVFNTGDMVAHGADKADWDYFFQAEKMMMARAPLYPVYGNHEDDTDIATGLTGTRFWKFYFDTPNPSDPTWYSFDYGNIHFIIIDVNKWWNMLPGAQEYVWLVEDLTKDAANRRTNFTIALFHQPAFSWAEGRTADPTSRLIVEPMLRGAGVDLVVAGHDHFYARASLYGIPHVVTGGGGAPLYELYPNVEGRPNYVMHEKDYHYINVEATPMALSLEVVNVMTGALIDSFTLDADEAPEDIDGDDDDAGDDDGDDDDDDAANDDDAGDDDNDDAAGDDDASDDDVGAPADDDDDDDDDDGCGCGC, encoded by the coding sequence ATGCGGAAGCTGAACCAGGCGATCACGATGGCGCTCACAGCGGCGCTCGTTCTCGCGTGCGCGGGAATCGCGTCCGCGGCGATCACGAAAGGCCCGTACCTTCAGAACGTGACGCAGGACGCGATCACGATCGCGTTCGAGACCGACACGCCGGGGCTTGGCGCCGTGGACTTCGGCGCGACCGGCGATTACGGCATGGAGGAGTCGGCCGACCCCGTCGATTCGATCGATTTTGTGGAAGGCACGCGCTACGTTTACAAGATCCGCCTGTTCGGCCTTTCGCGCGCGCACACCTATCACTATCGCATCCGCCACGGGGCCGACACGTCGGACGATTTCGCGTTCGTCACCGCGCCGCATCACCTGGACAGCTTCAACCTCGTGTTCTTCGGCGACAGCCGGGGCGGCTCGATCGACAGCCCGAACCCCGCGCACGAGGCGGTGATCGACGCGATCGACGCCACGAATCCGGGGATCGTCTTCAACACGGGCGACATGGTGGCCCACGGCGCCGACAAGGCGGACTGGGATTATTTCTTCCAGGCCGAAAAGATGATGATGGCGCGCGCGCCGCTGTACCCCGTTTACGGCAACCACGAAGACGACACGGACATCGCGACCGGCCTTACGGGCACGCGGTTCTGGAAATTTTATTTCGACACTCCGAACCCGAGCGACCCGACGTGGTATTCGTTCGATTACGGCAACATCCACTTCATCATCATCGACGTGAACAAGTGGTGGAACATGCTGCCCGGCGCGCAGGAATATGTGTGGCTGGTCGAGGATCTCACGAAGGACGCCGCCAACAGGCGGACGAATTTCACGATCGCGCTGTTCCATCAGCCCGCGTTTTCCTGGGCCGAGGGACGCACCGCGGATCCGACCTCGCGCCTCATCGTCGAGCCGATGCTGCGCGGCGCGGGCGTCGATCTGGTCGTCGCGGGCCACGACCATTTCTATGCGCGCGCGTCGCTATATGGCATTCCGCACGTGGTCACCGGCGGCGGCGGCGCGCCCCTGTACGAACTGTATCCGAACGTCGAAGGGCGCCCGAACTACGTGATGCACGAGAAGGACTATCACTACATCAACGTCGAGGCGACGCCGATGGCGCTGTCGCTTGAGGTCGTCAACGTGATGACCGGCGCGCTCATCGATTCGTTCACGCTCGACGCCGACGAAGCGCCCGAGGACATCGACGGCGACGATGATGACGCGGGGGACGACGATGGCGACGACGACGACGATGACGCCGCGAACGACGACGACGCGGGCGATGACGATAACGACGACGCGGCCGGCGACGATGACGCGTCGGATGACGACGTCGGCGCGCCCGCCGATGACGACGATGACGATGACGATGACGATGGTTGCGGATGCGGTTGCTGA
- a CDS encoding metallophosphoesterase, giving the protein MRKSTMVMALAFALVGAIAHGAEAAITKGPYLQNVTRDGITVMFETDQPGTGTVDFGATNSYGQSMSAEYETYIDFSEGLRFIYQIRVDGLAAGSTYHYRARHGLVTTGDKTFVTAPTHLDSFNFVIFGDSRGGSIANPNTQHEAAIAAIAAANPMFFANTGDFVASGAQKADWDYHFHVESDLMATAPLYPVFGNHEEDEDDVTGLTGDQLWAFYFDTPDDDDLTWYSFDYGNIHFIVIDVNKSWQMVPGAPEYQWLVADLAADAANKKTNFTIAMFHQPAFTWKDGRTPDIVSRFVVEPLLRAADVDIVVAGHDHFYARCWLNGIMHTVTGGGGASLYDFYPNVQNRPGYIAHAQDHHFFNIEATPLTLSFEVISVTTGALIDSWVLDAKEPPEGFGDDDDDDAADDDAADDDAADDDAADDDAADDDAADDDAADDDAADDDADDDDADDDDAVDDDAADDDMTDDDADDDD; this is encoded by the coding sequence ATGCGGAAATCGACAATGGTCATGGCGCTGGCGTTCGCGCTCGTCGGCGCGATCGCGCACGGCGCCGAAGCGGCGATCACCAAGGGCCCCTACCTGCAGAACGTCACCAGGGACGGCATCACCGTCATGTTCGAGACGGACCAGCCCGGCACCGGCACCGTGGATTTCGGCGCGACGAATTCTTACGGCCAGTCGATGAGCGCGGAGTACGAAACGTACATCGACTTCAGCGAGGGGCTGCGTTTCATCTACCAGATTCGCGTGGACGGCCTCGCGGCCGGCAGCACATACCACTACCGCGCGCGGCACGGGCTCGTCACGACGGGCGACAAGACGTTCGTCACCGCGCCGACGCACCTGGACAGCTTCAACTTCGTGATATTTGGCGACAGCCGCGGCGGCTCGATCGCCAACCCGAACACGCAGCACGAAGCGGCCATCGCCGCGATTGCGGCGGCGAACCCGATGTTTTTCGCGAACACGGGCGATTTCGTCGCCAGCGGCGCGCAGAAAGCGGATTGGGATTATCACTTCCACGTCGAGTCGGACCTGATGGCGACCGCGCCGTTGTACCCCGTGTTCGGCAACCACGAGGAAGACGAGGACGACGTGACCGGGCTGACCGGAGATCAGCTCTGGGCGTTCTATTTCGACACGCCGGACGACGACGACCTGACGTGGTACAGCTTCGACTACGGAAACATCCATTTCATCGTCATCGACGTGAACAAGTCCTGGCAGATGGTGCCGGGCGCGCCGGAGTATCAGTGGCTCGTCGCGGATCTGGCGGCGGACGCGGCGAACAAGAAGACGAACTTCACGATCGCAATGTTCCACCAGCCCGCGTTCACCTGGAAGGACGGGCGCACGCCGGACATCGTCTCGCGCTTCGTCGTGGAGCCTTTGTTGCGCGCGGCCGACGTGGATATCGTCGTCGCCGGTCACGATCACTTCTACGCGCGCTGCTGGCTGAACGGCATCATGCACACGGTGACCGGGGGCGGCGGCGCGTCGTTGTACGACTTCTACCCCAACGTCCAGAATCGCCCCGGATATATTGCCCACGCGCAGGACCACCACTTTTTCAACATCGAGGCGACGCCACTCACGTTGTCGTTCGAGGTCATCAGCGTCACCACCGGCGCGCTCATCGACTCGTGGGTACTCGACGCGAAGGAGCCGCCCGAAGGCTTCGGCGACGACGATGACGACGACGCGGCCGACGACGACGCGGCGGATGACGACGCGGCCGACGACGACGCGGCCGACGACGATGCAGCGGATGACGACGCGGCCGACGACGACGCGGCCGACGACGATGCGGCCGATGACGATGCGGACGATGACGATGCGGACGATGACGACGCGGTTGACGACGATGCGGCGGACGACGACATGACCGACGACGACGCGGACGATGATGACG